A part of Caldicellulosiruptor owensensis OL genomic DNA contains:
- a CDS encoding DegT/DnrJ/EryC1/StrS family aminotransferase: MISLIDLKRQYKSISQEIIESVKEVFESGQYILGPKVAEFEKKCAEYLNVKHTIGVGNGTDALVIALESLGIGKGDEVITTPFTFFATAEAIMRVGAKPVFVDIDPLSYNIDPEKIEEKISERTKAIIPVHIFGQVCDMKKIVQIAKKYNLYIIEDACQAFGAEFEGKKAGTIGDVGCFSFFPTKNLGGFGDGGLIVTDSDEIAERARMLRQHGSKKKYFNEMIGFNSRLDEVQAAILLVKLKYIDSWNRRRIKIAQKFSTELKLDGLVTPKKCNSFEFGHIYHLYVLQHEKRELIMEYLAQKGIATGIYYPVPLHLTKALSFLGYKEGDFEVAERLCKKSFAIPMFPELTDEEIEYITTSINQFGGNL; encoded by the coding sequence ATGATCTCGCTTATTGATTTGAAAAGACAGTACAAAAGCATTTCACAGGAAATAATAGAAAGTGTGAAAGAAGTCTTTGAAAGCGGACAATATATTTTAGGACCAAAAGTTGCAGAGTTTGAGAAAAAGTGTGCTGAATATCTGAATGTAAAACACACAATAGGTGTTGGAAATGGTACAGACGCCCTTGTCATAGCACTTGAAAGCCTTGGTATAGGAAAAGGTGATGAGGTTATAACCACTCCTTTTACCTTTTTTGCAACAGCTGAGGCAATAATGAGAGTGGGTGCAAAACCAGTTTTTGTTGACATTGACCCTCTGTCGTACAACATAGACCCTGAAAAGATAGAAGAGAAGATTTCTGAGCGCACAAAAGCTATTATTCCTGTCCATATATTTGGTCAAGTTTGCGACATGAAGAAAATAGTACAAATTGCCAAAAAGTATAACTTGTATATTATCGAAGATGCCTGCCAGGCATTTGGTGCTGAATTTGAAGGGAAAAAAGCAGGCACAATTGGAGATGTGGGATGTTTTTCGTTCTTTCCTACAAAGAACTTAGGCGGGTTTGGCGACGGTGGTCTGATTGTAACAGATTCTGACGAGATTGCGGAAAGAGCAAGGATGCTCAGACAGCATGGTTCTAAAAAGAAGTATTTCAATGAAATGATAGGATTTAACAGCAGGCTTGACGAAGTGCAGGCAGCAATACTTCTTGTTAAACTCAAATATATTGACAGTTGGAATAGAAGAAGAATAAAAATAGCTCAAAAGTTTTCTACAGAGCTTAAGCTTGATGGACTTGTCACTCCCAAAAAGTGCAATAGTTTTGAGTTTGGACACATATATCATCTGTATGTTCTACAACATGAAAAAAGAGAGCTTATAATGGAATATTTAGCCCAGAAAGGAATTGCAACAGGTATATATTATCCTGTACCACTACATTTAACTAAAGCCTTGAGCTTTTTGGGATATAAAGAAGGTGATTTTGAGGTTGCTGAAAGGCTTTGCAAAAAGTCATTTGCAATTCCAATGTTTCCTGAACTGACAGATGAAGAGATAGAGTATATAACAACTTCAATAAATCAATTTGGAGGGAATTTATAA
- a CDS encoding electron transfer flavoprotein subunit beta/FixA family protein → MKILVCIKQVVNPEKVEYNPETRTIKRNAQHLMNNPADLSALEFALRIKDVYKDVHITTLSMGPSECESKIKELIEVGCDSCVLLSDKRLAGSDAYSTAYALAKAIEKLGNFDLILCGESSLDGETSIVPPQIAEYLNIPHIAFASNIKVLELQRIEVERKVKNTVFKFEVNLPALISVKKESSYLRLPKLSFMIKALSYTPQVLSLDDLENFDFSKVGAEGSKTSVDRFVEQCFEDVKCEIYEEIEDAQIECIADLVTRFL, encoded by the coding sequence ATGAAAATTCTTGTGTGTATAAAACAAGTCGTTAATCCAGAAAAGGTGGAGTATAATCCTGAAACCAGGACAATAAAAAGAAATGCTCAGCATTTGATGAACAATCCTGCAGACCTTAGCGCTTTAGAATTTGCTCTTAGAATAAAAGACGTTTATAAAGATGTTCATATCACAACGCTTTCAATGGGTCCTTCAGAATGTGAGAGCAAAATAAAAGAACTTATAGAAGTGGGTTGTGATAGCTGTGTGCTTTTAAGTGATAAAAGACTTGCTGGTTCTGATGCGTATTCTACTGCGTATGCGCTGGCAAAGGCTATTGAAAAGCTTGGCAACTTTGACTTGATACTGTGTGGTGAATCTTCCTTAGATGGTGAGACATCTATTGTCCCACCTCAGATAGCAGAATATCTTAATATTCCTCACATAGCATTTGCAAGTAATATAAAGGTTTTAGAGCTGCAGCGAATAGAAGTTGAAAGAAAAGTTAAAAATACAGTGTTTAAGTTTGAGGTAAACCTGCCGGCATTAATTTCTGTGAAAAAAGAAAGTAGCTATCTTAGGCTTCCAAAACTAAGCTTCATGATAAAAGCTCTTTCTTATACTCCTCAAGTCTTGAGTTTAGATGATTTAGAAAATTTTGATTTTAGCAAAGTAGGAGCAGAAGGTTCAAAGACCTCGGTCGATAGATTTGTTGAACAATGCTTTGAAGATGTTAAATGTGAAATTTATGAAGAGATTGAAGATGCTCAAATAGAGTGTATAGCTGACCTTGTTACGAGATTCCTATAA
- a CDS encoding nucleotide sugar dehydrogenase — MNEIAQKLLEKIENKTAVIGVVGLGYVGLPLAVEKAKAGYKVIGFDIQQKRVDMVNRGQNYIGDVVDKELADLVKEGRIFATTDYSKISDVDAVAICVPTPLDKYKQPDISYVVNSTREIAKYLHRGMLVVLESTTYPGTTEEVVKPILEESGLKCGEDFFLAFSPERVDPGNKVYNTKNTPKVVGGVTKTCTEIAARLYENVLEGEVFKVSSPRVAEMEKILENTFRNINIALVNEMAILCERMNIDIWEVIEAAKTKPYGFMAFYPGPGLGGHCIPIDPFYLTWKAREYDYNTRLIEIAGEINNYMPEYVVERVMKILNKFKKPLNGSKILILGVAYKKDIDDIRESPALKIIEIFEKENAEVEYNDPYVPSFTYNGKQYFSVDFTAESLKKYDIVVITTDHSKYDYKFIVENANLIFDTRNATKGIKSDKVYKL; from the coding sequence ATGAATGAAATTGCACAAAAACTTCTTGAGAAGATTGAGAACAAAACAGCAGTAATTGGAGTTGTGGGGCTTGGGTATGTAGGGCTTCCGCTTGCTGTCGAAAAGGCAAAAGCAGGGTACAAGGTTATTGGATTTGATATACAGCAAAAGAGAGTTGACATGGTAAACAGAGGCCAAAATTATATAGGCGATGTTGTGGACAAAGAACTTGCTGATCTTGTAAAGGAAGGTAGAATCTTTGCCACAACTGACTACAGCAAAATTAGTGATGTTGATGCTGTTGCTATATGTGTTCCCACTCCACTTGATAAATACAAACAGCCAGACATTTCGTACGTTGTAAATTCTACAAGGGAGATTGCAAAATACCTTCACAGAGGGATGTTGGTTGTTTTAGAGAGTACTACATATCCAGGGACAACTGAAGAAGTGGTAAAACCTATCTTGGAAGAAAGTGGGCTAAAATGCGGTGAGGATTTCTTCTTAGCTTTTTCACCTGAAAGAGTTGACCCGGGCAACAAGGTGTATAACACAAAGAACACACCAAAGGTTGTAGGCGGTGTGACAAAAACATGTACTGAGATAGCTGCAAGGCTTTACGAGAATGTGTTAGAAGGAGAGGTATTCAAGGTTAGCTCTCCACGAGTTGCAGAAATGGAAAAGATTTTGGAAAACACCTTCAGAAATATAAACATTGCCCTTGTAAACGAAATGGCTATTTTGTGCGAAAGGATGAACATTGATATTTGGGAGGTCATTGAAGCAGCAAAGACAAAACCATATGGGTTTATGGCATTTTATCCTGGACCTGGGCTTGGTGGTCATTGCATACCGATTGACCCGTTTTATCTTACTTGGAAAGCGCGTGAATATGATTACAATACAAGGCTCATTGAGATAGCTGGTGAGATAAACAACTATATGCCAGAGTACGTGGTTGAAAGAGTTATGAAAATCCTCAACAAATTCAAAAAACCTTTGAACGGCTCAAAAATTTTAATTTTAGGCGTGGCATACAAAAAAGATATTGATGATATAAGAGAGTCACCTGCATTGAAAATTATAGAGATTTTTGAAAAAGAGAATGCAGAGGTAGAATACAATGACCCATATGTACCGAGTTTTACTTATAATGGCAAACAATATTTCTCGGTAGATTTTACAGCAGAGTCGCTCAAAAAGTATGATATAGTTGTTATCACAACAGACCACTCAAAATATGATTATAAGTTTATCGTAGAGAATGCTAACCTCATTTTTGATACAAGAAACGCAACAAAAGGCATAAAATCAGACAAGGTTTATAAACTATAA
- a CDS encoding ComEC/Rec2 family competence protein yields the protein MQRKFSVYVLLITIAFFLFLSGCSYLFQSSDFWGTNSAQFLDKQVCSVFFLDVGQGDSILIKTPENKFVLIDSGPNSAEQDVLQTLDRLNVQKLNVVIATHPHEDHIGNMDKIISKYDIERFYTTNKTTNTQTFEDMLNALKKKNLKISIARPFDRLKLNGVTLTFLSPLKDYDDLNDSSVVVMLEFAGKRVLFTGDISKNVEYDVVRNVHDIKADVLKVSHHGSYAATSSLFLEKVNPKVAVISVGKDNPYGHPHLSTIRRLEKFKVKIFTTEQNGNIAALIFPDGTLKLITQR from the coding sequence ATGCAAAGAAAATTTTCAGTATATGTTCTTTTAATAACAATTGCTTTCTTTCTTTTTTTAAGTGGATGTTCGTATCTATTTCAAAGTTCTGACTTTTGGGGAACAAATTCAGCCCAGTTTTTAGATAAGCAAGTATGTAGTGTATTTTTTTTGGATGTAGGTCAGGGAGATAGTATACTGATAAAAACACCCGAAAATAAGTTTGTATTGATTGACTCAGGGCCGAATTCTGCTGAACAGGATGTTTTACAAACCTTAGATAGATTAAATGTCCAAAAATTGAATGTGGTGATTGCAACTCATCCGCATGAGGACCATATTGGCAATATGGACAAGATTATTTCTAAATATGACATAGAAAGATTTTATACAACCAATAAAACAACAAATACTCAGACATTTGAGGATATGCTAAACGCACTGAAGAAAAAGAACCTAAAAATTTCAATTGCAAGACCATTTGATAGACTGAAATTAAATGGTGTTACATTGACTTTTTTATCACCTCTTAAAGATTATGATGATTTGAATGATTCAAGTGTGGTTGTCATGCTTGAATTTGCGGGAAAAAGGGTGTTATTTACTGGCGATATTTCAAAGAATGTGGAATATGACGTAGTAAGGAATGTTCATGATATAAAGGCAGATGTTTTGAAGGTTTCTCATCATGGAAGCTATGCTGCAACTTCAAGTTTATTTTTAGAAAAGGTAAATCCCAAAGTAGCTGTCATAAGTGTGGGGAAAGACAATCCCTATGGTCATCCACACCTATCCACAATAAGGAGATTGGAGAAATTTAAAGTAAAAATATTCACAACAGAACAAAATGGCAACATTGCTGCACTGATATTTCCAGATGGCACATTAAAACTCATCACCCAGAGATAG
- a CDS encoding patatin-like phospholipase family protein, whose product MKKVSLALGSGAMRGFAHIGVIEVLEKEFKFEAFSGSSIGAVIGAFYCLGYDLGLIYKVAKQIRNDILIDFKVRKNALISGKNIEEILKLFLRDKRFSDLKYPFYVVATDLLKGEQVVFSEGSLYDAVRSSISIPGVLPPYKIGDTVLVDGAVVDKVPGKVLRENGCEFVIGVDVSGKGLLKEPKNILEMIMTTIDIMGEEIFRLKQGYLDYLIKINLEDINPYTLADVEKAYQRGKKRAEEELGNLKNLAS is encoded by the coding sequence ATGAAAAAAGTTTCGCTTGCGCTTGGTTCTGGTGCAATGAGAGGGTTTGCACACATAGGAGTTATAGAAGTGTTGGAAAAGGAGTTTAAATTTGAAGCTTTTTCAGGTTCAAGCATTGGTGCTGTTATAGGCGCATTTTACTGTCTTGGATATGACCTTGGCCTTATATACAAGGTGGCAAAGCAAATAAGAAATGACATACTCATAGATTTTAAAGTTAGAAAGAATGCACTCATTTCAGGTAAAAATATAGAAGAGATTTTAAAGCTTTTTTTGAGAGATAAAAGGTTCTCTGATTTGAAATATCCGTTTTATGTTGTTGCAACAGACCTTTTAAAGGGTGAGCAGGTGGTCTTCAGCGAGGGAAGTTTATATGATGCTGTAAGAAGCAGCATATCTATTCCCGGAGTTCTTCCACCATATAAAATAGGGGATACTGTGCTGGTTGATGGAGCGGTAGTAGACAAAGTGCCGGGGAAGGTCTTGAGAGAAAACGGCTGTGAATTTGTAATTGGAGTTGATGTTTCAGGCAAAGGCTTGCTAAAAGAACCCAAGAATATTTTAGAAATGATAATGACCACAATTGATATCATGGGTGAGGAGATATTCAGGCTAAAACAAGGATATCTTGATTATCTTATAAAGATTAACCTTGAGGATATAAATCCATATACCCTTGCTGATGTAGAAAAGGCGTATCAAAGAGGAAAGAAAAGGGCAGAAGAGGAGTTGGGAAACTTAAAGAATTTAGCTTCTTGA
- a CDS encoding nucleotidyltransferase: MKVAGIVVEYNPFHNGHLYHLQKTREITNADIVVGVMSGNFIQRGEPAIVNKWARTKMAILNGVDVIFELPFAYACNSAEIFAYGAISILNQLGVDFVVFGSECGDIDKLKEAAKHLAFEEDDFKSSLKSYLKEGYSFPKARELALIKTCKTNIEFSSNNILGIEYIKWIYRLSSKIEPLTIKRIGAFYNDPNLTQDIYSSATAIRRNINNLQAIKNKMPSASYEILIEEFESGRGPVFLEDYFKLFIYNAIVVPDFLKNKIDVKEGLENRFEKYIFNSPSAKNLLENVKTKRYTLTRLQRIFIHAVVRNNFDQKTLLSITPYVRVLGFNQKGKEYLNKIKDKIEYITKLNQQWLKNPQYKELLELEIRSSMLHALQYKDFHKYLQTEFKSSPIYISSRS; the protein is encoded by the coding sequence ATGAAAGTTGCTGGAATAGTAGTAGAATACAACCCTTTTCACAATGGACACCTGTACCATCTGCAAAAAACAAGAGAAATAACAAATGCAGACATAGTTGTGGGCGTAATGAGCGGTAACTTTATTCAAAGAGGAGAACCTGCGATTGTAAACAAATGGGCAAGGACAAAGATGGCTATTTTAAACGGGGTAGATGTCATTTTTGAACTGCCGTTTGCATATGCCTGCAACAGTGCCGAAATATTTGCATACGGTGCAATATCCATTTTAAACCAGCTCGGCGTTGACTTTGTTGTTTTTGGTTCAGAGTGCGGTGATATTGATAAGCTTAAAGAAGCTGCTAAACACTTGGCATTTGAAGAAGATGATTTCAAGTCAAGTTTGAAAAGTTATTTGAAAGAAGGGTATTCCTTCCCAAAAGCTCGTGAACTTGCCCTTATCAAAACATGTAAAACCAATATTGAATTTTCTTCTAACAACATACTTGGAATTGAATATATCAAATGGATTTACAGGTTAAGCTCAAAGATTGAACCACTAACCATAAAAAGGATAGGTGCATTTTATAATGACCCTAACCTCACACAGGACATATACTCTTCAGCTACTGCTATAAGAAGAAACATAAATAACTTGCAGGCGATCAAAAACAAAATGCCATCTGCTTCTTATGAAATACTGATAGAAGAATTTGAAAGCGGAAGAGGCCCTGTGTTTCTTGAGGATTACTTTAAGCTCTTTATCTACAACGCCATCGTTGTACCAGATTTTTTGAAAAACAAAATTGATGTCAAAGAAGGGCTTGAAAATAGATTTGAAAAGTACATTTTCAATTCTCCATCAGCTAAAAATCTTCTTGAGAATGTAAAAACTAAAAGATATACCCTTACAAGACTTCAGAGAATATTTATACACGCTGTTGTAAGAAACAATTTTGACCAAAAGACTCTTCTTTCCATTACACCTTATGTAAGAGTTTTGGGATTCAACCAAAAAGGAAAAGAATATTTAAATAAGATAAAAGACAAAATTGAGTATATCACAAAACTAAATCAGCAGTGGTTAAAAAACCCTCAATACAAAGAGCTTCTTGAACTTGAAATAAGGTCTTCAATGCTGCATGCTCTGCAATATAAAGATTTTCACAAATATCTGCAGACAGAATTTAAATCATCTCCTATCTATATCAGTTCAAGAAGCTAA
- a CDS encoding ATPase — protein MGELSILELLERMEEIIENSKSIPFTSKVMVEKDELLEIIKEIRLLLPQELSQVKWAKEERRKILERAQKEAEAIINDAESKVKGLVDETEIVKLAEKRAEEIIQKAKEHAKEYRLMAQSYTIELLEQTKKTIENIVKELNDNIDQIRQKNS, from the coding sequence ATGGGTGAGCTGAGCATATTAGAGCTTTTAGAGAGAATGGAGGAAATAATAGAAAATAGCAAATCAATACCGTTTACATCAAAGGTTATGGTGGAAAAAGATGAGCTTTTAGAGATAATAAAAGAAATAAGGCTTTTGCTGCCGCAGGAACTTTCTCAAGTAAAGTGGGCAAAGGAAGAGAGAAGAAAGATTTTGGAGAGAGCTCAAAAGGAAGCAGAAGCAATCATAAATGATGCGGAGAGCAAGGTAAAAGGTCTTGTGGATGAGACAGAGATTGTCAAATTGGCAGAGAAGAGGGCAGAGGAGATTATCCAAAAAGCAAAAGAACATGCAAAAGAATATAGACTTATGGCCCAAAGTTATACCATCGAGCTTTTAGAGCAGACAAAGAAAACTATTGAAAATATTGTAAAAGAACTAAATGATAATATTGACCAAATAAGACAGAAAAACTCATAG
- a CDS encoding acyl-CoA dehydrogenase family protein, with protein sequence MEYFLSEEQKIIKKLAKRISDEYVSKVAIKYDKEGIFPRDILDLLAYTELTGVYIPKEYGGFGGGVMEMCLVVEELSRNCAGVAVSYAATALGAYPIILYGKEEQKKKYLPKIAKGELIAAFALTEADAGSDVSSIKTTAEKKGDYYILNGSKHWITNGGEADVYVVFAVTDKSKGPRGISAFIVEKEYEGFYCGKKEDKMGIRASSTTELIFEDCKVHKENLLGREGTGFIVAMKTFDRTRPGVAAMAVGIAQGAYEHAIRYAKERVQFGQPLSSFQAIQHMLADMYINIEAARAMLYSTCRMIDSGAKDFSKESSACKVFASDVAMKVTTDAVQIMGGNGYVKDYPVEKMMRDAKVTQIFEGANQIQRNIIASEIIKEY encoded by the coding sequence GTGGAATATTTTTTAAGTGAAGAACAAAAGATTATAAAGAAACTTGCAAAGAGAATTTCAGATGAGTACGTGTCGAAGGTTGCAATAAAATATGACAAAGAAGGAATATTCCCAAGAGATATATTGGACCTTTTAGCATACACAGAGCTCACTGGTGTATACATTCCTAAAGAGTACGGTGGGTTTGGTGGCGGTGTTATGGAAATGTGCCTTGTTGTAGAAGAGCTTTCAAGAAATTGTGCAGGTGTTGCGGTATCATACGCTGCAACAGCTCTGGGCGCATATCCTATAATTCTTTATGGCAAAGAGGAACAAAAGAAAAAGTATTTACCTAAGATAGCAAAAGGAGAGTTGATAGCCGCGTTTGCATTGACAGAAGCTGATGCTGGAAGTGATGTGAGCAGTATAAAGACAACTGCAGAGAAAAAAGGAGATTATTATATTTTAAACGGAAGTAAGCATTGGATTACAAACGGCGGTGAAGCTGACGTGTATGTGGTATTTGCAGTAACCGACAAATCAAAAGGACCGCGCGGAATTTCAGCTTTCATTGTAGAAAAGGAGTACGAAGGGTTTTATTGTGGGAAAAAAGAAGACAAGATGGGCATAAGAGCATCTTCTACTACAGAGCTTATATTTGAAGATTGTAAAGTTCACAAAGAAAATCTTTTAGGTAGGGAAGGTACAGGATTTATTGTTGCAATGAAGACGTTTGACAGGACACGTCCCGGAGTGGCTGCAATGGCTGTTGGGATTGCTCAAGGTGCATATGAGCATGCAATCAGGTATGCAAAAGAAAGGGTCCAGTTCGGACAACCTCTTTCATCCTTTCAGGCAATTCAACATATGCTGGCTGACATGTACATAAACATCGAAGCTGCAAGAGCTATGCTTTATTCAACATGCCGAATGATTGATAGTGGTGCAAAGGATTTTTCAAAGGAGTCTTCAGCGTGCAAGGTTTTCGCATCTGATGTGGCTATGAAGGTCACCACTGATGCCGTTCAGATTATGGGTGGAAATGGATATGTTAAAGACTATCCGGTTGAAAAGATGATGAGGGATGCTAAAGTAACTCAGATATTTGAAGGTGCAAATCAAATTCAGAGAAATATTATCGCGTCTGAAATCATAAAAGAGTATTAA
- a CDS encoding nucleoside recognition protein yields MREIFNFTVIILCILYFLSMFLNPQLIIQSTTKSAIIWWEKVLPSLFPYFLVINVLIESKLISCLSNIFFLLSKKIFKLSSNGFLAMIIGMLTGYPIGSKMVCNLYSQKLISKNEAVRLLYFVNNSGPLFIIGTVGINLLGSKKYGYMLFFAHILASLIIAFCTSRLAQSEIPSASTPYKLLNFDIGKVLSKSVKDSVESILIIGGFITLFFNLNNVLEYFKIYHSICSLFRFTGADATLIKGLLYGLFEITNGSVQINTNSLPVWQKLIASELIISWGGLSVHFQTISFLSAAGLQSFHYIIGKLIQCALAAAIICVFLIISPL; encoded by the coding sequence TTGAGAGAGATATTTAACTTTACCGTAATAATATTATGTATACTTTATTTTTTATCTATGTTTTTAAATCCTCAGCTTATCATTCAGTCAACAACAAAATCAGCAATCATATGGTGGGAAAAAGTCCTGCCTTCTCTTTTCCCATATTTCTTGGTTATAAATGTACTCATTGAATCAAAGCTTATAAGCTGTCTTTCAAATATCTTCTTTTTGCTCTCCAAAAAGATATTCAAACTTTCGTCAAATGGGTTTTTAGCAATGATAATAGGAATGCTAACAGGATATCCAATCGGTAGCAAAATGGTATGTAACTTATATAGCCAAAAATTAATCAGTAAAAACGAAGCTGTAAGGCTCCTTTATTTTGTAAATAACTCTGGTCCTCTTTTTATCATTGGAACGGTTGGAATCAATCTGTTGGGTTCTAAAAAGTACGGATATATGCTATTTTTTGCTCATATACTCGCAAGCCTGATAATAGCTTTTTGTACTTCTCGGCTTGCACAAAGTGAAATCCCGTCAGCTTCCACACCTTACAAACTTTTAAATTTTGACATTGGAAAGGTTCTATCAAAATCAGTCAAAGACTCAGTTGAGTCCATACTCATTATAGGCGGTTTTATAACTCTCTTTTTCAACTTGAATAACGTTCTCGAATATTTCAAAATTTATCATTCAATATGTAGCCTTTTCAGATTTACAGGTGCAGATGCTACTCTTATAAAAGGACTTTTATATGGCTTGTTTGAAATAACAAACGGTAGTGTGCAAATTAATACAAACTCTCTTCCTGTCTGGCAAAAATTGATAGCATCTGAGCTTATTATTTCCTGGGGCGGACTTAGTGTACACTTTCAAACCATATCCTTTTTGAGCGCAGCAGGTTTGCAATCTTTCCATTATATCATTGGAAAATTGATTCAGTGTGCTTTAGCTGCAGCTATCATTTGTGTGTTTCTAATAATTTCACCACTATGA
- a CDS encoding electron transfer flavoprotein subunit alpha/FixB family protein, which produces MEHVIFVPAIYHVDEISQLASLLSFIDNRIAVKDKKIILYLYSNRQVEDKDINYLKTLPVSQIVIYENDLFSDWEQPYIEAITQHINTIKPHAVISTSSDFIKSILARVAARFSCGFAVDCTDLIFDESTHNYSFLKPAYAGNINAKISVKNSSIVFATLKIKNVAECSFEAVDSKVEIVESLFEDLKPFSGKIKIIEKNLAQNIDNKLESAKIVIGVGRGIKDKENLKYAFELANLLNGAVGVTRPLVDMGWLDKEYQIGQSGKIVSPQIYFAFGVSGAVHHIYGIGNPKLIIAVNKNKDAQIFKIAHYGIVADATSIMKSFIKAFKSRLKGC; this is translated from the coding sequence ATGGAACATGTGATATTTGTACCGGCAATTTATCATGTTGATGAAATCTCACAGCTTGCTTCTCTTCTTTCTTTCATTGATAACAGAATTGCAGTTAAAGATAAAAAGATTATTTTATACCTATATTCAAATAGGCAAGTGGAGGATAAAGATATAAATTACCTAAAAACACTTCCAGTAAGTCAAATTGTCATCTATGAAAATGACCTTTTTTCAGACTGGGAACAGCCTTACATCGAAGCTATAACCCAGCATATAAATACAATAAAACCTCATGCCGTCATTTCAACATCAAGCGATTTTATAAAGTCAATTTTAGCAAGAGTTGCTGCACGCTTTTCATGTGGGTTTGCTGTTGATTGTACAGACCTTATTTTTGATGAGAGTACTCACAACTACAGTTTTTTGAAGCCTGCATATGCAGGAAATATAAACGCTAAGATTTCAGTCAAAAATTCTTCTATTGTCTTTGCTACCTTAAAAATAAAAAATGTAGCTGAATGTTCTTTTGAGGCTGTTGATAGCAAAGTGGAGATTGTTGAAAGTCTCTTTGAGGACCTTAAGCCTTTTTCTGGCAAAATTAAGATTATTGAAAAAAATTTAGCTCAGAATATTGATAACAAACTTGAAAGTGCTAAAATAGTTATTGGTGTAGGAAGAGGAATTAAAGACAAGGAAAATTTAAAATATGCCTTTGAACTTGCAAATCTTTTAAACGGTGCGGTGGGTGTCACGCGGCCGCTTGTTGACATGGGCTGGCTTGACAAAGAATATCAAATTGGTCAAAGTGGCAAGATTGTATCACCACAGATATATTTTGCTTTTGGTGTTTCGGGTGCAGTCCATCATATTTATGGGATTGGCAATCCAAAACTCATAATAGCAGTTAACAAAAACAAAGATGCGCAGATTTTTAAAATTGCTCATTACGGGATTGTAGCAGATGCTACCTCTATTATGAAAAGTTTTATAAAAGCTTTTAAAAGTAGGCTCAAAGGCTGCTGA